In Methanofervidicoccus sp. A16, the sequence CATTATATAATGTTTATTTATAATTATTTTAGTATGTTTTGATTTTTCCGTTAGTAGCGAATTTCATTATTGTTAATTTTTTGTGATATTGTAATTATAAACTCTTAATAAATAAAAATAGTAAATTTATAACCTAGTTTACCTTATTCTACTATAACGTAATAAATAATATTTATAAAAATTAAAAAATATTTAAATTTTTAAATTAAAAACAAATCTCTAAAATTAAACAGAGAAAGATAGCTAGAGAAAGAATACCTTCCCGAAAACTTTTGAAAAACTTACTTCTAAATTATAATTATAAGTTAATAGGACCTAACAATAAGTGAATCTCATCCTCCAAGTAGTATATAGGTTATACTAAAAAAAAGGATAACATAAAGAATTTTTAGACTATTTTATTTTATACACATAATAATCTAGTAAATACTACTAAAAAACAAGAACGGTAAAAATTATGGAAATAGGGCTAACGTTGATAGCACATAATAGAGTAGGTACCTTACATAGAGTAACAGGTATTATTTCAAAGTTAGGGGGAAATATAACCTATACGCAGCAGTTTATAAGAAACGATGATACTGGACTGATCTATATGGAGATAGAGAATATAGAAGATAAGGATAACCTCTTAAATACTTTAAAAAATTTAGAGGGAATAATAGAGGTAGAGATCCACTCTACCCTTAAAAAGATCTTTGGGAAGAGGATAATAATAATAGGAGGAGGTGCTCAAGTCTCCCAGGTCGCCTTAGGGGCGATAATAGAGGCAGATAGACATAACATCCGAGGGGAGAGAATAAGTATAGATACTATCCCTATAGTTGGAGAGGAGAATTTAGCCAATGCAGTGCTTTCAGTTGAAAAACTTCCAAGAGTAGGATTGTTAGTTCTCGCTGGATCCCTTATGGGTGGGAAGATAACTGAAGCTATTAAAAGACTGAAAGAGAGAACTGGTATTTATGTTATCTCCTTGAAGATGTTTGGTAGTGTTCCTAAGGTGGTAGATCTAGTGGTAACTGATCCTGTACAGGCTGGAGTAATAGCAGTGATGACAGTTGCAGAGACTGCAAAATTTGATATTAATAAAGTTAGAGGGAAGGTTATCTAAGTATTGATTATACTCTGAACTTACTTACATTCTCGGAGACCTCTTCTGATATCCTAGCAAGTTCCTCGATAGCCTTACTGACCTCCTCAACAACTCCATTCTGCTCTTCAGCACTAGCGGTCAACTCTTCTGCAGTTGCTGCAAACTCCTCAGAGATAGAGGCGATATCTTGGACGTTTCTGAGGGCGCTGTGGATGTTGTTGTTGGACTCTTCAGCATGTTCCTTAATAACGTTTATCTTCTCCAACGCAGTATAGGCACCATCCTTGATCTTGAGGAATGCACTATTTACCTCATCTATTGCAATAACTCCTTTGTCAACCTCATCCTTTCCAGTTAGACCTAGATCTACAGTTTTCTCAATCTTACTCTGTATCTCTGAAATGGTTCTCTTAATATCGTCTACAGACTTCCCGATCTCCTCCGCCAGGGACTTGATCTCACTTGCAACAACTGCGAAACCTCTCCCAGCCTCTCCGGCCCTGGCAGCCTCTATGGAGGCGTTAAGGGCCAGGAGTCCAGTTTGCTCTGCAATGTCTTTAATGAGTACTGTAATCTCGTTGATCTTCTTACTCTCCTCTCCAAGTTCCTGGATGGCCTTACCTAACTCGTCTATTACATTTGCGATATTCTGCATGGTTGTTATTGCATTTTCTACCTTCTTTACACCCTCCTCTGAGTAGTTACTTACTTCCTCTGCAGCCTTTACCCCTTCTTCTGCACTCTGGGCTGTGTTCTCAATTAACCTGGTAGTGTCCTCCAACTCCTGAGAGATGTCCTGGAGTTTTGTGGACTGGTCTGTGGCTGCAGTGGCTACCTGGGAGGCTGCGTCTGCCACCTGGTCTGAGATCTCCTTTGCCTTTTCTGCTTCTTCTTTAAGTCTGTCAATTTCATCGTTTAGTCTGTCTATATGGTCTCTTAAGTCTTTAATAAGTTGTGCTACGTTTTCCACTGCTTTGTTAATCGTATCTCCTATGAGTTTAAACTCACCTACTTCTTTCATTCTAACGGTGAAATCTCCATTAGCCAAACTATTCATAACCTCAGATATTCTATCAAACAGATTTCTTAATTTTTCTTCTTTCTCCATTTCTTTCTCCATATCTTCTCTGAGATTATTAAGCACCTTCAGTATGTTATTATATATTTTTCCTATTTCATCATTGTAGAACCTCACTTTAGGCTCCACGTTATAGTTCCTATTGGCCATTTCGTCGGTGATCCTATCTAACTCTTCCAAATGCCTAATAACAGTTCTTCTGATAAATACTATAGAGACGACTGCTATTAAGAGTCCAGCAATACCTCCCATAGTAAGCATATTGTCCAATAAGGACATTTCTTTTTCTATCTCTTCAGTGTACATCCCTACAGCCTTATGCATTTCAGCGAATATCTCCATATTATGATCTTTTATATATTCCAATGCCTCCTTAAACTCTGGATCACTAGGATTCTTTGTGTAGATTATTTTAACCTTCTCATAGAATGGATCCCAGAGTTCTTTAACTTTAAGTAACTGTTGTTTGATATTTTCTGGAGCGGGAGGAATTCCTCTCTCAGGGTTGCCGTTAATTAGATCCTTTAGGGTCTTATCAAACTCCTCTGCACTTTTCATCATTTTTTCTTTATATTCTAAATGTCCCATACTAACCATAAGTGCATATTTCGCTGTATTTACTACTAACGTTCTCTGCTTTCCTGCAACACCTACAATCCTCCCATCTTTTATTATGTCTTTACTCATTACAATAGCAAAAGCAGCAATACTTAGAAAGATGATAATTAATAGAGCCATGCTGATGCATAGTCTTGTTTTTACAGACATATTGCTGAGTTTCATAGGTCACCTCTTCTATATTATATAGTCAAATGGTGTAATCAAATTCATAAATATTCAGATATATAGGGACCTAGTTTTATAAACATTATGATAAATATACATTACTAAAAAATTCGACATTTTAAATTATATCCTTTTAAATTATATCCTTTCCACCTTCCAGAAAGAGAATAATAAAATATCCCACCTCCAATACATTTCTATGGGTACGGGAGGAACAGATTCTGAATAAATTATCTATTTTAGACTTTAGAAGTGCATCAGGGATTTCATCCCCTCATCTAAATTATTTTTATTTTTTATATAAATTATTTATAAATATTTTTATATTTTTAATGTAAAAAATTAAAAAAGAGTTATTTAAGAAGACCTGCTGCATCCAATGCCAATTTAACCTCTTCAGTTGAGGCTCCTTTTTTGATATCTACCTTCTTCTCAGTTGGCTCTATGTGTTTTATATTACATCTTCTCCTTTTGACATTTCCATCTACTAGTACAAAGTTTTTATCTATTACATCTACTATAACGCAGATTTTTCCTGCCTCTTTTCCCATTGTTTTAACACATAC encodes:
- a CDS encoding 50S ribosomal protein L14e, translated to MAAIEVGRVCVKTMGKEAGKICVIVDVIDKNFVLVDGNVKRRRCNIKHIEPTEKKVDIKKGASTEEVKLALDAAGLLK
- a CDS encoding methyl-accepting chemotaxis protein encodes the protein MKLSNMSVKTRLCISMALLIIIFLSIAAFAIVMSKDIIKDGRIVGVAGKQRTLVVNTAKYALMVSMGHLEYKEKMMKSAEEFDKTLKDLINGNPERGIPPAPENIKQQLLKVKELWDPFYEKVKIIYTKNPSDPEFKEALEYIKDHNMEIFAEMHKAVGMYTEEIEKEMSLLDNMLTMGGIAGLLIAVVSIVFIRRTVIRHLEELDRITDEMANRNYNVEPKVRFYNDEIGKIYNNILKVLNNLREDMEKEMEKEEKLRNLFDRISEVMNSLANGDFTVRMKEVGEFKLIGDTINKAVENVAQLIKDLRDHIDRLNDEIDRLKEEAEKAKEISDQVADAASQVATAATDQSTKLQDISQELEDTTRLIENTAQSAEEGVKAAEEVSNYSEEGVKKVENAITTMQNIANVIDELGKAIQELGEESKKINEITVLIKDIAEQTGLLALNASIEAARAGEAGRGFAVVASEIKSLAEEIGKSVDDIKRTISEIQSKIEKTVDLGLTGKDEVDKGVIAIDEVNSAFLKIKDGAYTALEKINVIKEHAEESNNNIHSALRNVQDIASISEEFAATAEELTASAEEQNGVVEEVSKAIEELARISEEVSENVSKFRV
- a CDS encoding DUF5612 domain-containing protein; translation: MEIGLTLIAHNRVGTLHRVTGIISKLGGNITYTQQFIRNDDTGLIYMEIENIEDKDNLLNTLKNLEGIIEVEIHSTLKKIFGKRIIIIGGGAQVSQVALGAIIEADRHNIRGERISIDTIPIVGEENLANAVLSVEKLPRVGLLVLAGSLMGGKITEAIKRLKERTGIYVISLKMFGSVPKVVDLVVTDPVQAGVIAVMTVAETAKFDINKVRGKVI